In Odontesthes bonariensis isolate fOdoBon6 chromosome 6, fOdoBon6.hap1, whole genome shotgun sequence, one genomic interval encodes:
- the git2a gene encoding ARF GTPase-activating protein GIT2a isoform X7 produces MSKRLRNTDVCADCTVPEPRWASVNRGVLICDECCSVHRSLGRHSSQVRHLTHTPWPPTQLQMVQTLYSNGANSIWEHSLLDPASVMSGKRKANPQDKLHPNKSQFIRAKYQMLAFVHRMPCREDDSSTAKDLSKQLHSSVRTGNLETCLRLLSLGAQANFFHPEKGNTPLHVAAKAGQVSQAELLTVYGADPGAPDSNGKTPIDYAKEAGQHDLADRLVEIQYELTDRLSFYLCGRKPDHKNGQHFIVPQMADSGLDLSELAKAAKRKLQSLSNHLFEELAMDVYDEVDRRETDAVWLATQNHSTLVTETTVVPFLPVNPEYSSTRNQGRQKLARFNAHEFATLVIDILSDAKRRQQGNSPVSPKDNVDLILKNLAGRHGSDSQDNDQPDYDSVASDEDTDQELSSSKKDRTKSLDSDLSDGPITMHEYIEVKNALSASEAKIQQLMKANSNLSDELRIMQKKASKLEKQSSMPESDYDNPFIDSEMDDSGFSRRGRLRSSGWMGEGSSIPELEDLEMESDPALPSTEDVIRKTEQITKNIQELLRAAQENKHDSRPCERESVRRLRHSLGCFSTLVPWAEKAPSPIQPLSLRSPDPSSCFIPCSERIHVAVTEMAALFPKKPRSETVRGSLRLLTSSACRLQSECRKAVPAEGCPGPDMQLVTQQVIQCAYDIAKAAKQLVTITTKENTN; encoded by the exons ATGTCTAAACGCCTGCGAAACACTGACGTCTGTGCAGATTGCACTGTCCCAG AACCTCGCTGGGCCTCGGTTAACAGAGGCGTGCTGATTTGTGACGAGTGCTGCAGCGTGCACCGAAGTCTGGGCAGACACAGCTCCCAAGTCCGTCACCTGACACACACACCATGGCCTCCTACGCAGCTACAG ATGGTTCAGACATTATACAGCAATGGCGCAAATTCAATATGGGAGCACTCCCTTTTGGACCCCGCATCTGTGATGAGTGGAAAACGCAAAGCCAACCCTCAGGACAAACTTCA CCCGAACAAGTCGCAGTTTATTAGAGCCAAATATCAAATGCTGGCATTTGTCCATCGCATGCCTTGCCGGGAGGATGACAGCTCTACAGCGAAGGATTTGAGCAAG caactTCACTCGAGCGTACGCACAGGTAACCTGGAGACTTGCTTGCGGTTGCTATCCCTGGGAGCGCAAGCAAATTTCTTTCATCCG GAAAAGGGCAACACTCCCTTGCATGTAGCTGCAAAGGCAGGACAAGTATCTCAGGCTGAGCTATTAACTGTTTATGGGGCAGACCCTGGAGCTCCAGACAGCAATGGAAAAACCCCCATTGACTATGCAAA AGAAGCTGGCCAGCATGATCTGGCAGATCGGCTCGTGGAGATTCAGTATGAGCTCACCGATCGACTGTCGTTCTACTTGTGTGGGAGAAAACCAG ATCATAAAAATGGCCAGCACTTCATTGTTCCGCAGATGGCTGACAG TGGTCTTGACTTATCTGAACTTGCCAAAGCAGCAAAGAGGAAACTGCAGTCT CTCAGCAATCATTTGTTTGAGGAGCTGGCCATGGATGTGTACGATGAAGTGGACAGGCGAGAGACCGATGCAG TGTGGTTGGCCACACAGAATCACAGCACCCTGGTGACCGAGACGACTGTGGTTCCTTTCCTTCCTGTGAATCCTGAGTATTCATCAACAAGAAACCAG GGTCGACAGAAGCTTGCAAGATTTAATGCACATGAATTTGCAACTTTAGTGATTGACATATTAAGTGATGCAAAACGCAGACAACAAGGGAATTCACCTGTCAGTCCCAAAG ACAATGTTGACCTTATCCTGAAGAACCTGGCTGGCAGACATGGTAGTGACAGCCAGGACAATGACCAGCCTGACTATGACAGCGTAGCCTCTGATGAAGACACAGATCAGGAGCTGTCCTCGAGCAAAAAAGATAGAACCAAG AGCCTGGACTCTGACCTGTCTGATGGCCCTATAACTATGCACGAATACATTGAGGTGAAGAACGCACTCTCTGCCTCCGAAGCCAAGATCCAGCAGCTCATGAAAGCCAACAGTAACCTGAGTGATGAACTGAGAATAATGCAGAAAAAG GCTTCAAAGTTAGAGAAGCAAAGCAGCATGCCGGAAAGTGACTATGACAACCCGTTCATTGACTCTGAGATGGATGACTCAGG TTTCTCCAGgagagggaggctgaggagcagcGGCTGGATGGGAGAGGGCAGCTCCATACCTGAGCTGGAAGATCTGGAGATGGAGTCAGACCCCGCACTTCCCAGCACGGAGGATGTCATCCGCAAAACCGAGCAGATCACCAAGAATATTCAGGAGCTCTTGCGAGCTGCTCAGGAGAATAAACATGACAG CAGACCATGTGAGCGTGAAAGTGTGCGACGGCTCAGGCACAGCCTAGGATGTTTCAGCACTCTGGTGCCCTGGGCTGAGAAGGCTCCCTCTCCCATTCAGCCGCTTAGCCTCCGGTCCCCTGACCCCTCCTCCTG CTTCATACCCTGCTCAGAAAGAATACATGTGGCTGTAACAGAAATGGCCGCCCTCTTCCCCAAG AAGCCGCGCTCAGAGACGGTGAGGGGCTCTCTGCGCTTGCTGACCTCCAGTGCGTGCCGGCTTCAGAGCGAGTGCCGGAAGGCCGTGCCTGCAGAGGGCTGCCCAGGACCGGACATGCAGCTTGTCACCCAGCAGGTCATCCAGTGCGCTTATGACATCGCCAAGGCTGCCAAGCAGCTTGTGACCATCACAACAAAGGAGAATACCAACTAA
- the git2a gene encoding ARF GTPase-activating protein GIT2a isoform X5 yields the protein MSKRLRNTDVCADCTVPEPRWASVNRGVLICDECCSVHRSLGRHSSQVRHLTHTPWPPTQLQMVQTLYSNGANSIWEHSLLDPASVMSGKRKANPQDKLHPNKSQFIRAKYQMLAFVHRMPCREDDSSTAKDLSKQLHSSVRTGNLETCLRLLSLGAQANFFHPEKGNTPLHVAAKAGQVSQAELLTVYGADPGAPDSNGKTPIDYAKEAGQHDLADRLVEIQYELTDRLSFYLCGRKPDHKNGQHFIVPQMADSGLDLSELAKAAKRKLQSLSNHLFEELAMDVYDEVDRRETDAVWLATQNHSTLVTETTVVPFLPVNPEYSSTRNQGRQKLARFNAHEFATLVIDILSDAKRRQQGNSPVSPKDNVDLILKNLAGRHGSDSQDNDQPDYDSVASDEDTDQELSSSKKDRTKSLDSDLSDGPITMHEYIEVKNALSASEAKIQQLMKANSNLSDELRIMQKKLQSLQSENTSLRRQAPTNMYQTPSGTDYPDPSSPSALKRRQSARASRPMSMYETGSGLKPYLPKGESPYPEEGIPTLQPFPPHASKLEKQSSMPESDYDNPFIDSEMDDSGFSRRGRLRSSGWMGEGSSIPELEDLEMESDPALPSTEDVIRKTEQITKNIQELLRAAQENKHDSFIPCSERIHVAVTEMAALFPKKPRSETVRGSLRLLTSSACRLQSECRKAVPAEGCPGPDMQLVTQQVIQCAYDIAKAAKQLVTITTKENTN from the exons ATGTCTAAACGCCTGCGAAACACTGACGTCTGTGCAGATTGCACTGTCCCAG AACCTCGCTGGGCCTCGGTTAACAGAGGCGTGCTGATTTGTGACGAGTGCTGCAGCGTGCACCGAAGTCTGGGCAGACACAGCTCCCAAGTCCGTCACCTGACACACACACCATGGCCTCCTACGCAGCTACAG ATGGTTCAGACATTATACAGCAATGGCGCAAATTCAATATGGGAGCACTCCCTTTTGGACCCCGCATCTGTGATGAGTGGAAAACGCAAAGCCAACCCTCAGGACAAACTTCA CCCGAACAAGTCGCAGTTTATTAGAGCCAAATATCAAATGCTGGCATTTGTCCATCGCATGCCTTGCCGGGAGGATGACAGCTCTACAGCGAAGGATTTGAGCAAG caactTCACTCGAGCGTACGCACAGGTAACCTGGAGACTTGCTTGCGGTTGCTATCCCTGGGAGCGCAAGCAAATTTCTTTCATCCG GAAAAGGGCAACACTCCCTTGCATGTAGCTGCAAAGGCAGGACAAGTATCTCAGGCTGAGCTATTAACTGTTTATGGGGCAGACCCTGGAGCTCCAGACAGCAATGGAAAAACCCCCATTGACTATGCAAA AGAAGCTGGCCAGCATGATCTGGCAGATCGGCTCGTGGAGATTCAGTATGAGCTCACCGATCGACTGTCGTTCTACTTGTGTGGGAGAAAACCAG ATCATAAAAATGGCCAGCACTTCATTGTTCCGCAGATGGCTGACAG TGGTCTTGACTTATCTGAACTTGCCAAAGCAGCAAAGAGGAAACTGCAGTCT CTCAGCAATCATTTGTTTGAGGAGCTGGCCATGGATGTGTACGATGAAGTGGACAGGCGAGAGACCGATGCAG TGTGGTTGGCCACACAGAATCACAGCACCCTGGTGACCGAGACGACTGTGGTTCCTTTCCTTCCTGTGAATCCTGAGTATTCATCAACAAGAAACCAG GGTCGACAGAAGCTTGCAAGATTTAATGCACATGAATTTGCAACTTTAGTGATTGACATATTAAGTGATGCAAAACGCAGACAACAAGGGAATTCACCTGTCAGTCCCAAAG ACAATGTTGACCTTATCCTGAAGAACCTGGCTGGCAGACATGGTAGTGACAGCCAGGACAATGACCAGCCTGACTATGACAGCGTAGCCTCTGATGAAGACACAGATCAGGAGCTGTCCTCGAGCAAAAAAGATAGAACCAAG AGCCTGGACTCTGACCTGTCTGATGGCCCTATAACTATGCACGAATACATTGAGGTGAAGAACGCACTCTCTGCCTCCGAAGCCAAGATCCAGCAGCTCATGAAAGCCAACAGTAACCTGAGTGATGAACTGAGAATAATGCAGAAAAAG CTGCAATCCCTGCAAAGCGAGAACACCTCTCTCAGGCGGCAGGCCCCAACCAATATGTATCAGACCCCCAGCGGTACAGACTACCCTGACCCCTCCAGTCCCTCAGCCCTGAAACGCCGGCAGTCTGCGCGGGCCAGTCGGCCCATGTCTATGTATGAGACTGGCTCAGGCCTGAAGCCCTATCTCCCTAAAGGGGAAAGTCCCTACCCAGAGGAGGGTATCCCCACCCTGCAACCCTTCCCACCTCAT GCTTCAAAGTTAGAGAAGCAAAGCAGCATGCCGGAAAGTGACTATGACAACCCGTTCATTGACTCTGAGATGGATGACTCAGG TTTCTCCAGgagagggaggctgaggagcagcGGCTGGATGGGAGAGGGCAGCTCCATACCTGAGCTGGAAGATCTGGAGATGGAGTCAGACCCCGCACTTCCCAGCACGGAGGATGTCATCCGCAAAACCGAGCAGATCACCAAGAATATTCAGGAGCTCTTGCGAGCTGCTCAGGAGAATAAACATGACAG CTTCATACCCTGCTCAGAAAGAATACATGTGGCTGTAACAGAAATGGCCGCCCTCTTCCCCAAG AAGCCGCGCTCAGAGACGGTGAGGGGCTCTCTGCGCTTGCTGACCTCCAGTGCGTGCCGGCTTCAGAGCGAGTGCCGGAAGGCCGTGCCTGCAGAGGGCTGCCCAGGACCGGACATGCAGCTTGTCACCCAGCAGGTCATCCAGTGCGCTTATGACATCGCCAAGGCTGCCAAGCAGCTTGTGACCATCACAACAAAGGAGAATACCAACTAA
- the git2a gene encoding ARF GTPase-activating protein GIT2a isoform X3, whose translation MSKRLRNTDVCADCTVPEPRWASVNRGVLICDECCSVHRSLGRHSSQVRHLTHTPWPPTQLQMVQTLYSNGANSIWEHSLLDPASVMSGKRKANPQDKLHPNKSQFIRAKYQMLAFVHRMPCREDDSSTAKDLSKQLHSSVRTGNLETCLRLLSLGAQANFFHPEKGNTPLHVAAKAGQVSQAELLTVYGADPGAPDSNGKTPIDYAKEAGQHDLADRLVEIQYELTDRLSFYLCGRKPDHKNGQHFIVPQMADSGLDLSELAKAAKRKLQSLSNHLFEELAMDVYDEVDRRETDAVWLATQNHSTLVTETTVVPFLPVNPEYSSTRNQGRQKLARFNAHEFATLVIDILSDAKRRQQGNSPVSPKDNVDLILKNLAGRHGSDSQDNDQPDYDSVASDEDTDQELSSSKKDRTKSLDSDLSDGPITMHEYIEVKNALSASEAKIQQLMKANSNLSDELRIMQKKLQSLQSENTSLRRQAPTNMYQTPSGTDYPDPSSPSALKRRQSARASRPMSMYETGSGLKPYLPKGESPYPEEGIPTLQPFPPHASKLEKQSSMPESDYDNPFIDSEMDDSGFSRRGRLRSSGWMGEGSSIPELEDLEMESDPALPSTEDVIRKTEQITKNIQELLRAAQENKHDSRPCERESVRRLRHSLGCFSTLVPWAEKAPSPIQPLSLRSPDPSSCFIPCSERIHVAVTEMAALFPKKPRSETVRGSLRLLTSSACRLQSECRKAVPAEGCPGPDMQLVTQQVIQCAYDIAKAAKQLVTITTKENTN comes from the exons ATGTCTAAACGCCTGCGAAACACTGACGTCTGTGCAGATTGCACTGTCCCAG AACCTCGCTGGGCCTCGGTTAACAGAGGCGTGCTGATTTGTGACGAGTGCTGCAGCGTGCACCGAAGTCTGGGCAGACACAGCTCCCAAGTCCGTCACCTGACACACACACCATGGCCTCCTACGCAGCTACAG ATGGTTCAGACATTATACAGCAATGGCGCAAATTCAATATGGGAGCACTCCCTTTTGGACCCCGCATCTGTGATGAGTGGAAAACGCAAAGCCAACCCTCAGGACAAACTTCA CCCGAACAAGTCGCAGTTTATTAGAGCCAAATATCAAATGCTGGCATTTGTCCATCGCATGCCTTGCCGGGAGGATGACAGCTCTACAGCGAAGGATTTGAGCAAG caactTCACTCGAGCGTACGCACAGGTAACCTGGAGACTTGCTTGCGGTTGCTATCCCTGGGAGCGCAAGCAAATTTCTTTCATCCG GAAAAGGGCAACACTCCCTTGCATGTAGCTGCAAAGGCAGGACAAGTATCTCAGGCTGAGCTATTAACTGTTTATGGGGCAGACCCTGGAGCTCCAGACAGCAATGGAAAAACCCCCATTGACTATGCAAA AGAAGCTGGCCAGCATGATCTGGCAGATCGGCTCGTGGAGATTCAGTATGAGCTCACCGATCGACTGTCGTTCTACTTGTGTGGGAGAAAACCAG ATCATAAAAATGGCCAGCACTTCATTGTTCCGCAGATGGCTGACAG TGGTCTTGACTTATCTGAACTTGCCAAAGCAGCAAAGAGGAAACTGCAGTCT CTCAGCAATCATTTGTTTGAGGAGCTGGCCATGGATGTGTACGATGAAGTGGACAGGCGAGAGACCGATGCAG TGTGGTTGGCCACACAGAATCACAGCACCCTGGTGACCGAGACGACTGTGGTTCCTTTCCTTCCTGTGAATCCTGAGTATTCATCAACAAGAAACCAG GGTCGACAGAAGCTTGCAAGATTTAATGCACATGAATTTGCAACTTTAGTGATTGACATATTAAGTGATGCAAAACGCAGACAACAAGGGAATTCACCTGTCAGTCCCAAAG ACAATGTTGACCTTATCCTGAAGAACCTGGCTGGCAGACATGGTAGTGACAGCCAGGACAATGACCAGCCTGACTATGACAGCGTAGCCTCTGATGAAGACACAGATCAGGAGCTGTCCTCGAGCAAAAAAGATAGAACCAAG AGCCTGGACTCTGACCTGTCTGATGGCCCTATAACTATGCACGAATACATTGAGGTGAAGAACGCACTCTCTGCCTCCGAAGCCAAGATCCAGCAGCTCATGAAAGCCAACAGTAACCTGAGTGATGAACTGAGAATAATGCAGAAAAAG CTGCAATCCCTGCAAAGCGAGAACACCTCTCTCAGGCGGCAGGCCCCAACCAATATGTATCAGACCCCCAGCGGTACAGACTACCCTGACCCCTCCAGTCCCTCAGCCCTGAAACGCCGGCAGTCTGCGCGGGCCAGTCGGCCCATGTCTATGTATGAGACTGGCTCAGGCCTGAAGCCCTATCTCCCTAAAGGGGAAAGTCCCTACCCAGAGGAGGGTATCCCCACCCTGCAACCCTTCCCACCTCAT GCTTCAAAGTTAGAGAAGCAAAGCAGCATGCCGGAAAGTGACTATGACAACCCGTTCATTGACTCTGAGATGGATGACTCAGG TTTCTCCAGgagagggaggctgaggagcagcGGCTGGATGGGAGAGGGCAGCTCCATACCTGAGCTGGAAGATCTGGAGATGGAGTCAGACCCCGCACTTCCCAGCACGGAGGATGTCATCCGCAAAACCGAGCAGATCACCAAGAATATTCAGGAGCTCTTGCGAGCTGCTCAGGAGAATAAACATGACAG CAGACCATGTGAGCGTGAAAGTGTGCGACGGCTCAGGCACAGCCTAGGATGTTTCAGCACTCTGGTGCCCTGGGCTGAGAAGGCTCCCTCTCCCATTCAGCCGCTTAGCCTCCGGTCCCCTGACCCCTCCTCCTG CTTCATACCCTGCTCAGAAAGAATACATGTGGCTGTAACAGAAATGGCCGCCCTCTTCCCCAAG AAGCCGCGCTCAGAGACGGTGAGGGGCTCTCTGCGCTTGCTGACCTCCAGTGCGTGCCGGCTTCAGAGCGAGTGCCGGAAGGCCGTGCCTGCAGAGGGCTGCCCAGGACCGGACATGCAGCTTGTCACCCAGCAGGTCATCCAGTGCGCTTATGACATCGCCAAGGCTGCCAAGCAGCTTGTGACCATCACAACAAAGGAGAATACCAACTAA
- the git2a gene encoding ARF GTPase-activating protein GIT2a isoform X6, which translates to MSKRLRNTDVCADCTVPEPRWASVNRGVLICDECCSVHRSLGRHSSQVRHLTHTPWPPTQLQMVQTLYSNGANSIWEHSLLDPASVMSGKRKANPQDKLHPNKSQFIRAKYQMLAFVHRMPCREDDSSTAKDLSKQLHSSVRTGNLETCLRLLSLGAQANFFHPEKGNTPLHVAAKAGQVSQAELLTVYGADPGAPDSNGKTPIDYAKEAGQHDLADRLVEIQYELTDRLSFYLCGRKPDHKNGQHFIVPQMADSGLDLSELAKAAKRKLQSLSNHLFEELAMDVYDEVDRRETDAVWLATQNHSTLVTETTVVPFLPVNPEYSSTRNQGRQKLARFNAHEFATLVIDILSDAKRRQQGNSPVSPKDNVDLILKNLAGRHGSDSQDNDQPDYDSVASDEDTDQELSSSKKDRTKSLDSDLSDGPITMHEYIEVKNALSASEAKIQQLMKANSNLSDELRIMQKKTERGAFVTTSSSLPSFPSTLSWSKDDSSQKASKLEKQSSMPESDYDNPFIDSEMDDSGFSRRGRLRSSGWMGEGSSIPELEDLEMESDPALPSTEDVIRKTEQITKNIQELLRAAQENKHDSRPCERESVRRLRHSLGCFSTLVPWAEKAPSPIQPLSLRSPDPSSCFIPCSERIHVAVTEMAALFPKKPRSETVRGSLRLLTSSACRLQSECRKAVPAEGCPGPDMQLVTQQVIQCAYDIAKAAKQLVTITTKENTN; encoded by the exons ATGTCTAAACGCCTGCGAAACACTGACGTCTGTGCAGATTGCACTGTCCCAG AACCTCGCTGGGCCTCGGTTAACAGAGGCGTGCTGATTTGTGACGAGTGCTGCAGCGTGCACCGAAGTCTGGGCAGACACAGCTCCCAAGTCCGTCACCTGACACACACACCATGGCCTCCTACGCAGCTACAG ATGGTTCAGACATTATACAGCAATGGCGCAAATTCAATATGGGAGCACTCCCTTTTGGACCCCGCATCTGTGATGAGTGGAAAACGCAAAGCCAACCCTCAGGACAAACTTCA CCCGAACAAGTCGCAGTTTATTAGAGCCAAATATCAAATGCTGGCATTTGTCCATCGCATGCCTTGCCGGGAGGATGACAGCTCTACAGCGAAGGATTTGAGCAAG caactTCACTCGAGCGTACGCACAGGTAACCTGGAGACTTGCTTGCGGTTGCTATCCCTGGGAGCGCAAGCAAATTTCTTTCATCCG GAAAAGGGCAACACTCCCTTGCATGTAGCTGCAAAGGCAGGACAAGTATCTCAGGCTGAGCTATTAACTGTTTATGGGGCAGACCCTGGAGCTCCAGACAGCAATGGAAAAACCCCCATTGACTATGCAAA AGAAGCTGGCCAGCATGATCTGGCAGATCGGCTCGTGGAGATTCAGTATGAGCTCACCGATCGACTGTCGTTCTACTTGTGTGGGAGAAAACCAG ATCATAAAAATGGCCAGCACTTCATTGTTCCGCAGATGGCTGACAG TGGTCTTGACTTATCTGAACTTGCCAAAGCAGCAAAGAGGAAACTGCAGTCT CTCAGCAATCATTTGTTTGAGGAGCTGGCCATGGATGTGTACGATGAAGTGGACAGGCGAGAGACCGATGCAG TGTGGTTGGCCACACAGAATCACAGCACCCTGGTGACCGAGACGACTGTGGTTCCTTTCCTTCCTGTGAATCCTGAGTATTCATCAACAAGAAACCAG GGTCGACAGAAGCTTGCAAGATTTAATGCACATGAATTTGCAACTTTAGTGATTGACATATTAAGTGATGCAAAACGCAGACAACAAGGGAATTCACCTGTCAGTCCCAAAG ACAATGTTGACCTTATCCTGAAGAACCTGGCTGGCAGACATGGTAGTGACAGCCAGGACAATGACCAGCCTGACTATGACAGCGTAGCCTCTGATGAAGACACAGATCAGGAGCTGTCCTCGAGCAAAAAAGATAGAACCAAG AGCCTGGACTCTGACCTGTCTGATGGCCCTATAACTATGCACGAATACATTGAGGTGAAGAACGCACTCTCTGCCTCCGAAGCCAAGATCCAGCAGCTCATGAAAGCCAACAGTAACCTGAGTGATGAACTGAGAATAATGCAGAAAAAG ACAGAAAGGGGGGCTTTTGTGACCACCTCTTCATCCCTCCCCTCATTTCCATCCACCCTGTCTTGGTCGAAGGACGACAGTTCACAAAAG GCTTCAAAGTTAGAGAAGCAAAGCAGCATGCCGGAAAGTGACTATGACAACCCGTTCATTGACTCTGAGATGGATGACTCAGG TTTCTCCAGgagagggaggctgaggagcagcGGCTGGATGGGAGAGGGCAGCTCCATACCTGAGCTGGAAGATCTGGAGATGGAGTCAGACCCCGCACTTCCCAGCACGGAGGATGTCATCCGCAAAACCGAGCAGATCACCAAGAATATTCAGGAGCTCTTGCGAGCTGCTCAGGAGAATAAACATGACAG CAGACCATGTGAGCGTGAAAGTGTGCGACGGCTCAGGCACAGCCTAGGATGTTTCAGCACTCTGGTGCCCTGGGCTGAGAAGGCTCCCTCTCCCATTCAGCCGCTTAGCCTCCGGTCCCCTGACCCCTCCTCCTG CTTCATACCCTGCTCAGAAAGAATACATGTGGCTGTAACAGAAATGGCCGCCCTCTTCCCCAAG AAGCCGCGCTCAGAGACGGTGAGGGGCTCTCTGCGCTTGCTGACCTCCAGTGCGTGCCGGCTTCAGAGCGAGTGCCGGAAGGCCGTGCCTGCAGAGGGCTGCCCAGGACCGGACATGCAGCTTGTCACCCAGCAGGTCATCCAGTGCGCTTATGACATCGCCAAGGCTGCCAAGCAGCTTGTGACCATCACAACAAAGGAGAATACCAACTAA